The genomic stretch AAAAGTCAAAACTAAGGACTAGCTAGGAACTTAGGACCAAAAGTAATGAGTTCCCTGGATTTTCTGGATACTAGAAAAGCTAGCAACTCTGAAGTACCAATGGGCACagacaaaatgggaaaaacaaaaaaggtacTCTAACCGAAGGATAAGGGGCATCCTAACAAGACAGAAAATTTTTAGACACTAACCACTCTATTCCAGTCAAACACCACATATAAAAACTACTGCACCTACTCCCCACCCACATCAGCAATGGTCAAGTAGACACCTTAGACTTCTACTCTTGCCAGACCATAATGATGCACTCCAAACCCCTCCTATCAGGGTGGGATCAGAGCAGGCCAAATGGGAAGCCAGGAATTTCCTCCTGAGCCCAGAATCTCATCCACACCAGCAGTAACAAGGAACCCTAACCTCTTCTTGTTAGGGAAGTAGCAGAGACTTACTAGAGAGGCAGCACGTTCACCACTCAGCAGTGATAAGCGCACGCCCTCCTGGTTTCATGAAGACCACATAAGTTGTCTGGTATTCCATCCTCATGATGTGATTAAAACAAGgagctccttcccctccccactggatggAATCAGAAACTAGTGGAGTAGGGACTTTTCACCACTGCTCAAGGGTAACATGGCCACTTTCCCACATCAGTGGAATATAGGTAGGTAGCAGTTATGAAAGGTGGCCCAACCAGGATGCTATCAGTAGAGACCTAGTGGGAAGCCTGAACCCCCACCTCTACCCAGCAGTTACAAAGAGAGAAAACCCCTTCCATCCTCTTCACTGGTTGTCTGCCAGAGGCTCAGTGGAGAACCTGGACTTCTACCCTCAACAGCAGTTAACAAGACAGTGCCACATTTCGTCCACCAGAATGGCGTAAGAACACCATGATAGCACAAGATTTAAACAAAATGCAGTCCTGTAACataataaccaaaatgtccaGTGTGTCCAGGTTTCAGTCAAAAATCACTCATAAAACCAAGAATCAAGAAGACCTCAAACTGAATGATGATAAACAAATGTCAACACCAAGATGGCACAAATGTTTGTATTATCAAAGATGTCAAAGCAGGTatcattaaaatgtttgaataataaacacacttgaaacaaattaaaaaataaagtctcagCAATGATATAAAAGATATAAACAAAtgaagttttgagaaataaaaattacaataactgaaaaaaatcaatcaatggcAGAATGTGTAAGAGAGAGGAAATATTCAGTGAATTAGAAAGGAGAACATACAATTATCCAATCTGAACAACAgaaaatagaccaaaaaaaaaaaaaaacaaaaacaaaaacaagaaacaaaaaacaggcTCCAAGAatttgtggattaaaaaaaacaaaatctcatATTTGTGTCACAAGAGACtcaggaggagaggaaaaagatGACGGGTTAAAAGGTATTCAAAAGGGCAACAGCGAAAATTCCCCAAAAttggcaaaaaacaaacacaaagattCATAGAGTGATCTCCAAATAGGATATACTCAAAGGAATACATGCCACGACACATCACAGTCAAACTTCTAAATactgaagacaaaagaaaaatcttgaaagtagcCAGAGAAACAATGCATTATCTGTATAAGAAAAACATCTTGAATTACAACAGATTTTTCATCAAAAATCATGGAAGCCAGAAGGAAATGATACAACATTTTTCAAGTGCTAAAAGTTACAACCCAGAAGTCAATATCCAGGGAAAATACGCTTCATGAATGAAGGGGAAAATCAAAACATTCTCagaggaaggaaacaaagaaaatttgTCAATAGCAGACCCACCCTAAAGTATCAACATAGTGAGcttcctttttcattattttattcatggattgaaagactcaATATAGTATAAAGATGCCAATTCTTCCTCAAACTGATATACAGGTTTAATGCAacttctatcaaaattccagcagggTAGATAGaaacaagattattctaaaatgtatacaaaaagacaaaagaactagAAGAGTCAGAACAATAATGATAAGCAAGTGAGAGGTATCACTGTCCATGATTTCAAGACTGATTGTACAGCCAAGGTACAAAGACTATGTGTTATTGGTGGAGAGACTAAAACAAATCAGTGGAATAGAGAAGCTAGGAATACTTCTCAAAAGTATGACCAGTGGATTTGTTACAAAAGAAATTCAACGGAGAAAAAAGAGTCTTTTCAAAAATTGGTGCTAGAACAACTGAATAATgagagatttaaatgtaaaattataaaatttgcaaaaaataatataggagaaaatcttcaggatgtAGGACTTGCTGAAGAGTTCTTAAACATGACACCATTAAGGatgacaataaataaaaaataaattggacttcatcaaaattaaaagcaaatgatCTTCAAAAGATCCTGTTAAAGGATAAAAGGCCCTCATGGTTTCATAGGCAAGctaaaaggcaacctacagaatagaagaaaatatttgcaaagcacatatatgaccaaggacccacacctagAATAAAGAACTCAAAATTCAACAGTAGAAAAATAGTAAATAGGCAAAAGAAACGAAGAAAcattttaacaaagagaaaaagtggatgataaacatatgaaaatatgtgcAACaccattagccattagggaaatgtaaattaaaaactaTGAGGAAATACCCCTACCagaacagctaaaataaaaaataataccaaatgttcatgagaataagaaaaaaaaaaaaaaaaaaaactgttctctCATGAACTGCTGATGGAagtacaaaatggtacagccactctggaaaatagtttggccatttcttttttaaaaactaaatatatacttACCATTCGCCACAGCAATCacattcctgggtatttatctcagagaaatgaaaactgtatAAAAACTGGTACATAGTTGTTCTTAACAGCTTTATTTCtgatagccaaaaactggaaataattaaaatgtccCTCAGTGAGTAAATACCTGTACAAACTGTGGTACATAAATACCATGGAATATGATTCAGTAATAGAAAGGAACGAATTGCTACATGCAACAACTTGGAGGATCAAGAAagtcatactaagtgaaaaatgcaaattcCCAAAAGTCATAACCTGTATAATTCCATCACAATGGCAAAATTATACAGATGGAGAACAGACTGATGGTTACCAGCGCTTAGGAATGGTGGGGGTAGGAAGGGGAGGGTTGTGTGCATGGTGGTCATGGGGAGCTGggtataatttataaaaacagcATGATGGAGAACTCTATGGTGATGAAATAATTCTGTATGTTGATTATAGTGGCAGTTACGCAAATCTACAAATGTGCTAAAATGGTACAGAATTATATACACACAGTATCAAGTCAAACTCCTGGTTTGATATTGTACTAATAATTATTTAAGAGGTAGCCATTCGGAGAAAATTGGATATAGAGTACATGAGGACCTCTGtctactatctttgcaactttaaGCTacaatctataattatttcaaaataaaaagttaaaaacacaaCTATTAGATGATATGCAATAAACTTCTAAAAAATTCCTTGGGGGAAAACAAACACCCATCTATTAAATCTGTGtgacttaaagaaaataaagtcaatttgctttgtaatatttttttttttttggctttggagGGAAACATTCTGAAAACACCTTGCTGATGTTTACAGTTGAGAAATTATATCATTATACTATTGGCCTAACATAAAAGTAGATGGCGTTGCTCATGCAAAGGCATTAAAGAGTTAAAATATTTACAAGGTACCTAGATTTGACTGCATTCTTTCTTCAGGGATTCAATTGATTCCACAGTTAACTGTGGTTAATCTAAATACTTGCAAATTTAATTCTAAGAAATACGTCTCCTCAAGCTACTTCATATATTAAGATTTCATTTTTGatatgtaaaatatttgcaataccaacaaaagagaagtaaaatgaaCTAGAGgccacttaaaatgaaaaaattcctCAGAAACAAAGGTTTTATAGTTCTATGTGTTTACTTGAGATATTTCAATACcagtaaaaaatatacaaatacacacacccTCAACTAGCCAATATTTTAATATACAACGTTAGCTGCTGTATAAAAAGTGCTTTCATGATCTGTTACCACTAAAACAACACatcatataattttcaaaaatgtattctttgacTTCTAACCTCTGCTCTTCTTTAGAATTACctgtgaaggggaaaaaaatgaagattcatATTATACCTATGGCAAATAAAACACAAGTCctcaacaaaaagttaaaaagtccTATGTGTATAATATTCAAGGCTGGGAATTTATAAAACTCAACTTGGAATGTGATTAGGAATCTTTTGCCTTATAAATGGTCTTACTCTTCTCTAAAATAGTCTAATTCACTTAAAGAATGTGAAACATGCCTAGATTCTCAAAATCTGGTTTTATAATGGTCATTTCTAGATGCTAATTTCTTTAATTGTGCCAGAGCATCCAGATTAATGGTTCCCAACTTGAAGTTTATAGACAATTTAGTAATCCAAGGAGTTAAAGAATGTTCGAAAACTTGAAAAtcctactatataccaggcatTTAACAACTACAAAGCAATAAAAATCCACTGCAACACCAAATTTCTTACATTTAGGCTGGAATTATATCAGAGACCAAGACTAGTCATCTCATGCTGAAAAGCTTGTTAGGTAGGTAATTTTCAAGACATGCAGcccataagagaaataaaatgagatcTTAAGTTGTAAAAGATAGGGAACATTAGAGACCAGAGCATATCCAAAATTTTTGTTTAAGAACTTACCTACTTTCAGGTAAGTACacttataatttattaataacaACAAACCAATCCTAAATTTAAGATACTGTAACTTTTCAAGCTCTTAAGACTTAGAGCATCTACAGAAAATACTTATATTGACTTTAATAGTCTATAGACTTTTTGGAATGTTTTTAAGtgtaagagaaaatttaaagCTCCCCCCAAAATTGCCAGGGCATGCCAGTTTTGAGGCTTCCACAGAGGACACCAAATAGGTCCATATCCTTGGCCAATACTTCTCTGTTCTACAAGATGTTAGTATGGGTACTGCAAAAGACAATACTATGCACTCAAATGAATTTGCAAAATTCTGAGTATATTAAACACCCAAATTTACAAAATGCTAAGTTAAACAGAGTTCAACAAATTTCTTAACTGCTAAGTTTCTCATAACTTTTCGTAACTTCACACAGCTATAGTTACACAAAGATGTTAGCATTGTGGGAAGTTGGATTAAGTGTACAGGAAAACTACACTATTTTTACAGCTCCTGTAAgtctaataaacaaacaaagttTACAAAGAGCTAGACTGTCAAAAATAAGTCTCTCTCCCACATCATCCTCCAGTCAACCATATGACAACTTCTTGTACATTCTTACAAAAACAAGCTCTCTATATATTAGCATTGTGACTATTCAAGGAGGTATAGGATGTTAGGTTATATAAACTTATCTGACCCCAGAAGCCTTTTGTGGTAGGGTATCTATTAACATCAAGTAGAAATAACATTGGGAACACATACGGAAAAAACTCTGCACTAGGCATCATATTCTTACATTATACAGAAATACCAGTAAGAAGCAATCTTCTCTGCTTATATAAGTAATTTGATTCATAAGTCACTCAAATCTcaaaacaaatttagaaaaataattaggtAAGCTTAAAATGATCAATAAGTAAGTTCTGATAAATTTCAAGGTGATAAACCTTCTCAACTATATAGAGGCCACAACAAATCATACAGATTAGCAGTCAAACATTCATCTTCCCTTAAATGGCAATACAGCAATGGCTACGAATCTTTCCATCAGAAATCCATAATACACATATAAAGAAAATCTAACTCTGTAATTAAAATCCATGAAAACCCAAGCATCAATTCAGTCAACAAAACTGAATAAGGAATCTAGGTCAAGCAGAGGTGACGAACCAGGTGTTTTTAAGGTAATCTgtgctcaagaaaaaaaaatccagattttacCTTTGCCGCAGCCAGTACATGATCCTTTTTAATGATCCCACACTTATTCTCACAAGCATTTGTCCGAGATTCTTCTGCTAATCGATGAACAAAAAGTAAACAGTTCAGATGCacctttaaaagagaaaattcaaaaggaTTTTTAAACTTGAACATTAATGTTTTGAAATAATGACTTCTAAAAATAAGATCCCAAAATTTAATGTTGTACTATTTACTACTGTGATTAAGtcaattaactttaaaataaggattcaatttaatatagttccatcttaaaattccataaaaaagacttagttattacaaaatatgaaACAAGGCTATGTAAAGCTGACCAAAGGCCACAGAAAATAATATTATTGTAAAGCATCATTATACCAAAACTTAGATAGGACTATTAAGAACAAGTATTCCTGTTTCCCACTCCAACTAAATTTAAGTTTCTTATGTAATTTAAAGtttccccaaaatttaaaaaaaaacaacatatcAACAACTTTATTTAAAGCTAACCATCTTTCACTCTACAATCCAAAGGTCTAAAGtttttttaaccaaatatttAACTTGAAATACCTAATCAAAAAATgttaatggaaattttaaaagtttactgaACTGAAGAGTATGTACAAAGGTCAAGTTACTTGTCATTCAACAATATCAAAATAATTGTATCTACTATTAATGGTCTTTAAGGTTCTTTTTACGAAATTTTAACTAGATAAAATAAGCAGAGAGTACAAAATTCTGAAGTCCACAAAGGACTGTAGTTATATAAGATGTGAGAAGGTGGGTAAAAGGTACATGGGAATTCTCtactatttttgctatttttttggtgaatctataattatttcaaaattaacatacaaagcAAAAAGTCTACGAAAGGATAGACTGACAAGAGTCTCTCTTCCACATCATCCCCCAGTCAACCACAGTTGCCAGTTTCTTGCACATTCTTATAGAAACAACTTCTACATATAAGCAAAACCCAGATATCATTATTTAACTTCACTATTTGAATATGTAGAACATTTTGCTAAACATTTTACTCAAAATTCACTATCCAAAAAGTGCTACTTATTCTATATCCATATACTTTGACAACAAAAAAAGAGCACAAAATCCGAGCAAGAGACAATGTACAGTGAGTTGCTGTCCTACCTCGATTCTCCCTCTAGTATCACATCTAGTGCTCTTTTTCAAATTATTGGTAACATCTTCTCCACCCTTGGTTTCTGCCAGGTGCCTGAGGCACTACCAACTTAGGTCCAATTAGATATTATCTTTAACATATAATTTCTTTGGTCATTTATGTAATAGTACACACTTTTTGCAGTTAGAACAATTAATTAATACACAATACTTAACTACTCTCCAATAGTTCactaaatgttaaataattaggTAATGCGGtgctttaaattatttatattatgcAGAAATCTTTAATGGATAGTTACGTATGTTTAAGTATGTTTTATCTGTATTTGCGGAAAGTAAAGGAACTTAGCAATTTAAATATAGTAAATGATAAAGAACCTATGGAAGGAGATATTCTTTTGGTACTTTTTTAATGCAAAGTCTTAATTCTCACAAGAACCCTGAGGTATATCACCCAATCTTGATTTTTTACATTATACCATgtcattcaaaatttttatttaagctTCCAATGATACACCATTTCCTTCTGCAACAAAAACATTCCATAATATGGCAGAATTTcctctaatttatattttctacttctaTAGATAAATAGCTTCCAGATACCCTCAGGATAAATTCCAAGTTCCTTAATACTAAATCCCACATGAGTAGGCTTTTCCAATTTCATCTCTCACTTTTCTCAGCTTCCAGTTCTATACTAGGTCTTTCGAACTTCTTTTGTATTCAAATACAACTTTGCCTACAGCCATGCTACTGGTTTGTAGATTTCTCTAAAAAGCCCAACTCCCCCCAGTATATAAGTTATATAGATCCACAGCACCCTGAACTTCCTATCACTGAACACGTTATATGTTATGCAGTAATTTCTCACCTGTCTTCTTCAATGCACTATAAAGGCAAAACTATGTCTATCTTTATCCCCAGTGACCATTAGCTCATGGTCCAATATGTAGTAAGTAGTCAATAATTATTACTGCATGAACAAAAGAGCCTTCCATATCTCCCCCAATTAGGCAAAAAAAAGTAGTCAATTCCAAATAAACCACACTGTTTTGACAGTTGAGACCTCTACTCTTCATGGGCATGAACCATAGACACTGAattaatattactattttttcAAATCACAGATTTTTGTAAGCAGTCTATTTCTGTCATAAAGCAGTTGAGTGGTGCCACTCAAATACACtaagatttaaattaaaatagtcaaaaaaaaaacaaattttaagattTCAGCTAGACATTCAACCTTGAAAAAGATAAGCCATTTCATCAAGAATttactttaggggaaaaaaaaatcagcttgctAGAAAGGTAAATCAAAAGATATCTTACAAAGAAACATCCATTTCTGGACAGTCTCAGTTGACCAAAAAACTGagttcctcctctcttcctcacaGCACTTCCGAGTTTTACATAAATCGTAAGCACCCAGATATTTGCACAGTATTCCTTAGTGATAAATCTAAAAACTAGTTTGAGCCACAAGAAAGCTGAAcaattt from Camelus bactrianus isolate YW-2024 breed Bactrian camel chromosome 8, ASM4877302v1, whole genome shotgun sequence encodes the following:
- the CENPW gene encoding centromere protein W isoform X2, encoding MALSTTVSQRKLIKRKAPRGFLKRVFKQRKPHLRLETSSDLLVHLNCLLFVHRLAEESRTNACENKCGIIKKDHVLAAAKVILKKSRG